In the genome of Deinococcus ruber, one region contains:
- a CDS encoding Fic family protein, whose translation MFRPDEVQRLQQALFLLTSGIVQVPAPALTRTLLLDWHTTLSAGLSSMQPGILRRGDITFGSYYGTVPSLINTEIADLIERVNTSISELLVEAEVGLKINPADVIDIGVLLHAELIRIHPFEDGNGRLARAAHTWVHALFNLPIPVWIPGTPYYDALASAIRFRRYAAMQDYVLRCMGR comes from the coding sequence TTGTTTCGTCCAGATGAAGTGCAGCGCCTCCAGCAGGCGCTGTTTTTGTTGACCAGTGGGATCGTTCAGGTCCCGGCTCCAGCGTTGACGCGAACGCTGCTGCTCGACTGGCATACCACCTTGTCTGCTGGTCTCAGCAGCATGCAACCTGGCATCCTTCGGAGAGGCGACATCACGTTCGGAAGTTACTACGGCACCGTGCCATCCCTCATCAACACTGAGATCGCGGACCTGATCGAGAGGGTCAACACTTCTATCAGTGAGTTGCTGGTGGAAGCAGAGGTCGGATTGAAGATCAACCCTGCCGACGTGATCGACATTGGCGTGTTGCTCCATGCAGAATTGATCCGCATCCATCCGTTCGAGGATGGCAATGGACGGCTGGCCCGCGCCGCTCATACCTGGGTTCATGCCCTGTTCAATCTCCCGATCCCTGTGTGGATTCCCGGTACGCCGTATTACGACGCCCTCGCGAGCGCCATCCGCTTT